Proteins from one Candidatus Eisenbacteria bacterium genomic window:
- the groL gene encoding chaperonin GroEL (60 kDa chaperone family; promotes refolding of misfolded polypeptides especially under stressful conditions; forms two stacked rings of heptamers to form a barrel-shaped 14mer; ends can be capped by GroES; misfolded proteins enter the barrel where they are refolded when GroES binds) has product MAKELNFGVRAREFLKRGVDQLTNTVKITLGPRGRNVVLDKKFGVPSITNDGVTIVKEIELPNSSENLGAQLLKEVASRTQDVAGDGTTTATVLAQAMVHYGMKNVAAGANPMELKRGMDKAVQIIVDELKTLSKPIKGRDDIAQVATISANNDRRIGKLVADAMEKVGKDGVVTVEEAKSMDTTVDIVEGMRFDKGYVSPYFVTDAERMEAVLEDCHVLIHDKKIGSLRELLPVLEQVAQVGKPLLMIADEIEGEALATLVVNKLRGTLLCCAVKAPGFGDRRKAMLEDIATITGGTVISEEMGLKLENVSLKHLGGAKKVTIDKDNTTIVQGLGKSSEIKARIGQIKKEIELTKSDYDKEKLQERLAKLAGGIAVLKVGAATEVELKELKGRVEDALAATRSAVEEGIVVGGGVALLKTLGALSRHKFRGDMQVGVEIVAKALEAPSRMIAMNAGEEGTMAVERIKGEKGNFGFNAEAGKYEDLMQAGVVDPTKVVRTALQNAASIAGLILTTEAIITEKPEEEEKSPGA; this is encoded by the coding sequence ATGGCTAAGGAGCTCAATTTCGGTGTCCGTGCGAGAGAGTTCCTAAAGAGAGGGGTGGACCAGCTGACCAATACCGTCAAGATCACGCTCGGACCCAGAGGGCGAAACGTGGTCCTAGACAAGAAATTCGGTGTCCCCTCAATCACAAATGACGGTGTCACCATTGTGAAGGAAATTGAGCTACCCAACTCTTCCGAGAACCTGGGAGCGCAGCTCCTCAAAGAAGTCGCGAGCAGGACTCAGGATGTTGCCGGCGACGGGACGACGACGGCCACAGTGCTTGCCCAGGCGATGGTCCATTATGGCATGAAGAATGTGGCGGCAGGCGCGAATCCGATGGAGCTCAAGAGAGGAATGGACAAGGCGGTCCAAATTATCGTTGACGAGCTCAAGACACTCAGCAAGCCAATCAAAGGAAGAGATGACATTGCGCAAGTGGCAACTATTTCGGCAAACAATGACAGAAGAATCGGGAAACTTGTTGCGGATGCCATGGAGAAAGTCGGGAAGGATGGAGTTGTGACGGTGGAAGAAGCAAAGAGCATGGATACCACCGTGGATATCGTTGAAGGCATGAGATTCGACAAGGGTTATGTCTCCCCCTATTTTGTGACAGATGCGGAAAGAATGGAGGCGGTCCTCGAAGACTGCCACGTTCTCATCCATGACAAGAAGATCGGCAGCCTGAGAGAGCTCCTTCCTGTTCTCGAGCAAGTGGCGCAGGTCGGAAAACCGTTACTCATGATCGCCGATGAGATTGAGGGTGAGGCGCTCGCTACACTGGTTGTGAACAAACTTCGGGGCACGCTTCTTTGCTGCGCCGTGAAGGCGCCGGGGTTCGGGGACAGAAGGAAGGCGATGCTTGAGGATATCGCCACAATCACGGGCGGAACTGTGATCTCTGAAGAAATGGGGCTGAAGCTTGAGAACGTTTCTCTCAAACATCTGGGTGGAGCCAAGAAGGTCACCATAGACAAGGACAATACGACCATAGTCCAGGGACTTGGGAAAAGCTCTGAGATAAAAGCAAGAATCGGCCAGATCAAAAAAGAGATTGAGCTCACCAAGTCCGACTATGACAAGGAAAAGCTCCAGGAGCGGCTTGCCAAACTTGCTGGAGGAATCGCTGTGTTGAAGGTGGGAGCCGCGACCGAAGTTGAACTGAAGGAACTCAAGGGGAGAGTCGAAGACGCCCTGGCGGCGACCAGATCGGCAGTCGAAGAGGGCATTGTGGTGGGGGGGGGAGTTGCTCTCTTGAAAACCCTGGGAGCACTTTCCCGGCATAAGTTCAGGGGGGATATGCAGGTGGGTGTGGAAATAGTCGCAAAGGCGCTTGAGGCACCCTCCAGAATGATTGCGATGAATGCAGGGGAAGAGGGGACCATGGCGGTCGAGAGAATCAAGGGAGAGAAAGGCAATTTCGGCTTCAACGCAGAGGCCGGGAAGTACGAAGATTTGATGCAGGCAGGCGTCGTTGATCCCACAAAGGTAGTCAGAACTGCGCTGCAGAACGCCGCCTCTATTGCCGGGCTTATTCTTACTACGGAAGCGATAATCACTGAGAAGCCCGAAGAGGAGGAGAAGTCTCCGGGCGCGTAA